Proteins encoded by one window of Arabidopsis thaliana chromosome 2, partial sequence:
- a CDS encoding Mechanosensitive ion channel family protein (Mechanosensitive ion channel family protein; FUNCTIONS IN: molecular_function unknown; INVOLVED IN: transmembrane transport; LOCATED IN: membrane; CONTAINS InterPro DOMAIN/s: Membrane protein, At2g17000, predicted (InterPro:IPR016688), Mechanosensitive ion channel MscS (InterPro:IPR006685), Like-Sm ribonucleoprotein (LSM)-related domain (InterPro:IPR010920); BEST Arabidopsis thaliana protein match is: Mechanosensitive ion channel family protein (TAIR:AT2G17000.1); Has 35333 Blast hits to 34131 proteins in 2444 species: Archae - 798; Bacteria - 22429; Metazoa - 974; Fungi - 991; Plants - 531; Viruses - 0; Other Eukaryotes - 9610 (source: NCBI BLink).): MDFRNSFKSHSSYKQIRSPGDQSEPSPEHLPILHDHHPDHSGMVVDDQKPDSTRSSLDDGRNAPVERDASYKFWQDNTTGTSTDHTAVRTSDKDPIAISRKGDRLSGSFDFVHGKLPVDESPTKMVAGEPVNRQWRGRNNEEITLDVDQENDDVSHQTMPTPTSTARTSFDASREMRVSFNVRRAGGAFVAGSVPSSSSHSSSSSSATMRTNQDQPQLQEEEVVRCTSNMSFQRKSELISRVKTRSRLQDPPREEETPYSGWRSGQLKSGLLADIDEEDDPLAEEDVPDEYKRGKLDAITLLQWLSLVAIIAALACSLSIQSWKKVRVWNLHLWKWEVFLLVLICGRLVSGWGIRIVVFFIERNFLLRKRVLYFVYGVRRAVQNCLWLGLVLLAWHFLFDKKVQRETRSRFLPYVTKILVCFLLSTILWLIKTLVVKVLASSFHVSTYFDRIQEALFNQYVIETLSGPPMIEMSRIEEEEERAQDEIFKMQNAGANLPPDLCAAAFPPGKSGRVMNPKLSPIIPKSTTDNGISMEHLHRMNHKNISAWNMKRLMKIVRNVSLTTLDEQMLESTYEDESTRQIRSEKEAKAAARKIFKNVEQRGAKYIYLEDLMRFLREDEAMKTMGLFEGAPENKRISKSALKNWLVNAFRERRALALTLNDTKTAVNKLHHMINIVTAIVIVVIWLVLLEIASSKVLLFVSSQVVLLAFIFGNTVKTVFESIIFLFIVHPYDVGDRCEIDSVQLVVEEMNILTTVFLRYDNLKIMYPNSLLWQKSINNYYRSPDMGDAIEFCVHITTPLEKISVIKQRISNYIDNKPEYWYPQAKIIVKDLEDLHIVRLAIWPCHRINHQDMAERWTRRAVLVEEVIKILLELDIQHRFYPLDINVRTMPTVVSSRVPPGWSQNQPA, from the exons atggATTTCAGAAATTCCTTCAAATCTCATAGCTCATACAAACAAATTCGAAGCCCCGGAGATCAAAGCGAGCCAAGCCCTGAACATCTGCCAATTCTCCACGATCACCATCCTGATCATTCCGGCATGGTGGTCGATGACCAGAAACCCGACAGCACTCGTTCTAGCCTCGACGATGGTCGTAACGCGCCTGTAGAACGTGATGCCAGTTACAAATTCTGGCAAGACAACACTACTGGAACGTCAACGGATCACACGGCGGTGAGAACAAGTGATAAAGATCCAATCGCTATTAGTCGAAAAGGCGATAGATTAAGCGGTAGTTTCGATTTCGTGCACGGGAAGCTACCGGTTGATGAATCTCCAACGAAAATGGTCGCTGGAGAGCCTGTGAATCGGCAATGGAGAGGTAGAAATAATGAAGAGATCACACTTGATGTTGatcaagaaaatgatgatgtaAGTCACCAAACAATGCCTACGCCTACATCAACGGCTCGAACCTCGTTTGATGCGTCTAGAGAAATGCGAGTCTCTTTTAACGTTCGTAGAGCGGGTGGTGCGTTTGTCGCTGGTTCGGttccttcttcgtcttcccattcgtcttcttcttcgtccgCGACAATGCGGACGAATCAGGATCAGCCGCAACTGCAGGAGGAAGAGGTTGTGAGATGTACTTCGAACATGTCGTTTCAGAGGAAATCAGAGCTTATATCTAGAGTGAAGACAAGGTCTAGGCTTCAAGATCCGCCACGTGAGGAAGAAACGCCTTACTCGGGTTGGAGATCGGGTCAGTTGAAATCCGGGTTACTTGCGGATATTGATGAAGAGGATGATCCATTAGCGGAAGAAGATGTACCAGATGAGTATAAAAGAGGGAAGCTTGACGCCATTACATTGCTCCAGTGGCTTAGCTTAGTCGCTATTATAGCTGCATTAGCGTGTAGTTTGTCGATTCAGTCTTGGAAGAAAGTTAGAGTTTGGAATCTTCATCTATGGAAATGGGAAGTGTTCTTGTTGGTTCTTATATGTGGGAGGTTGGTTTCGGGTTGGGGAATCCGAATCgttgtcttcttcatcgagAGAAACTTCCTTTTGCGGAAGCGGGTTCTTTACTTCGTTTACGGTGTGCGTAGAGCTGTTCAGAACTGTCTATGGCTAGGCCTAGTCCTTCTCGCTTGGCACTTCTTGTTCGACAAGAAAGTACAGAGGGAGACAAGGAGCAGGTTTCTTCCTTACGTAACCAAGATCTTGGTGTGTTTCTTGCTAAGTACTATCTTGTGGTTGATCAAGACACTAGTGGTTAAAGTTCTGGCCTCTTCGTTCCACGTCAGTACTTACTTTGATCGGATTCAAGAAGCGCTCTTTAACCAGTACGTGATCGAGACGTTATCGGGTCCTCCCATGATTGAAATGAGCAGgattgaggaagaggaagagcgGGCGCAAGACGAGATATTCAAGATGCAGAACGCAGGTGCTAATTTACCACCAGATCTTTGCGCGGCTGCGTTTCCACCGGGAAAAAGCGGGAGAGTAATGAATCCGAAACTCTCCCCGATAATCCCGAAATCAACAACTGATAATGGAATTAGCATGGAACATCTTCACAGGATGAATCATAAGAACATCTCTGCTTGGAACATGAAGAGACTAATGAAGATTGTGAGAAATGTTTCTCTGACCACACTGGACGAACAGATGCTAGAAAGCACATACGAAGATGAATCCACCCGCCAGATACGAAGCGAAAAAGAGGCTAAAGCAGCTGCAAGGAAGATTTTCAAGAACGTTGAGCAACGTGGCGCAAA GTACATTTACCTAGAGGATTTGATGAGATTTTTGCGGGAAGACGAGGCGATGAAGACCATGGGCCTCTTCGAAGGTGCACCGGAGAATAAAAGGATCAGCAAATCAGCCTTAAAGAACTGGCTG GTCAATGCTTTCAGAGAGCGACGAGCTCTTGCCCTGACACTCAACGACACCAAGACAGCAGTGAACAAGCTCCATCACATGATTAATATTGTCACTGCCATAGTCATTGTTGTCATTTGGCTTGTCCTTCTTGAAATTGCTTCCTCCAAGGTACTTCTCTTTGTAAGTTCACAAGTTGTACTCTTGGCCTTCATCTTTGGGAACACTGTCAAGACCGTCTTCGAGtccatcatcttcttattCATCGTACACCCTTACGATGTTGGTGATCGGTGTGAGATTGACAGTGTACAG ttggtggtggaggagatgaaCATACTCACTACCGTGTTCTTACGATACGACAATCTGAAGATTATGTATCCGAATAGTCTTTTGTGGCAGAAATCAATCAACAATTACTACCGCAGTCCGGATATGGGAGATGCAATCGAGTTCTGTGTCCACATTACTACTCCTCTTGAAAAAATCTCCGTGATCAAACAGAGAATATCGAA CTACATCGACAACAAGCCGGAGTATTGGTACCCACAAGCCAAAATCATTGTAAAAGATTTGGAAGATTTGCACATAGTAAGACTAGCAATATGGCCATGTCACAGGATTAATCACCAAGACATGGCTGAAAGATGGACAAGAAGAGCCGTCTTAGTCGAAGAAGTGATTAAGATACTCCTCGAGCTCGACATTCAACACCGGTTTTATCCGCTCGATATCAATGTCCGAACAATGCCTACCGTTGTCTCTAGCAGAGTTCCACCTGGCTGGTCACAAAACCAACCTGCCTGA
- a CDS encoding Mechanosensitive ion channel family protein, producing the protein MDFRNSFKSHSSYKQIRSPGDQSEPSPEHLPILHDHHPDHSGMVVDDQKPDSTRSSLDDGRNAPVERDASYKFWQDNTTGTSTDHTAVRTSDKDPIAISRKGDRLSGSFDFVHGKLPVDESPTKMVAGEPVNRQWRGRNNEEITLDVDQENDDVSHQTMPTPTSTARTSFDASREMRVSFNVRRAGGAFVAGSVPSSSSHSSSSSSATMRTNQDQPQLQEEEVVRCTSNMSFQRKSELISRVKTRSRLQDPPREEETPYSGWRSGQLKSGLLADIDEEDDPLAEEDVPDEYKRGKLDAITLLQWLSLVAIIAALACSLSIQSWKKVRVWNLHLWKWEVFLLVLICGRLVSGWGIRIVVFFIERNFLLRKRVLYFVYGVRRAVQNCLWLGLVLLAWHFLFDKKVQRETRSRFLPYVTKILVCFLLSTILWLIKTLVVKVLASSFHVSTYFDRIQEALFNQYVIETLSGPPMIEMSRIEEEEERAQDEIFKMQNAGANLPPDLCAAAFPPGKSGRVMNPKLSPIIPKSTTDNGISMEHLHRMNHKNISAWNMKRLMKIVRNVSLTTLDEQMLESTYEDESTRQIRSEKEAKAAARKIFKNVEQRGAKYIYLEDLMRFLREDEAMKTMGLFEGAPENKRISKSALKNWLRATSSCPDTQRHQDSSEQAPSHD; encoded by the exons atggATTTCAGAAATTCCTTCAAATCTCATAGCTCATACAAACAAATTCGAAGCCCCGGAGATCAAAGCGAGCCAAGCCCTGAACATCTGCCAATTCTCCACGATCACCATCCTGATCATTCCGGCATGGTGGTCGATGACCAGAAACCCGACAGCACTCGTTCTAGCCTCGACGATGGTCGTAACGCGCCTGTAGAACGTGATGCCAGTTACAAATTCTGGCAAGACAACACTACTGGAACGTCAACGGATCACACGGCGGTGAGAACAAGTGATAAAGATCCAATCGCTATTAGTCGAAAAGGCGATAGATTAAGCGGTAGTTTCGATTTCGTGCACGGGAAGCTACCGGTTGATGAATCTCCAACGAAAATGGTCGCTGGAGAGCCTGTGAATCGGCAATGGAGAGGTAGAAATAATGAAGAGATCACACTTGATGTTGatcaagaaaatgatgatgtaAGTCACCAAACAATGCCTACGCCTACATCAACGGCTCGAACCTCGTTTGATGCGTCTAGAGAAATGCGAGTCTCTTTTAACGTTCGTAGAGCGGGTGGTGCGTTTGTCGCTGGTTCGGttccttcttcgtcttcccattcgtcttcttcttcgtccgCGACAATGCGGACGAATCAGGATCAGCCGCAACTGCAGGAGGAAGAGGTTGTGAGATGTACTTCGAACATGTCGTTTCAGAGGAAATCAGAGCTTATATCTAGAGTGAAGACAAGGTCTAGGCTTCAAGATCCGCCACGTGAGGAAGAAACGCCTTACTCGGGTTGGAGATCGGGTCAGTTGAAATCCGGGTTACTTGCGGATATTGATGAAGAGGATGATCCATTAGCGGAAGAAGATGTACCAGATGAGTATAAAAGAGGGAAGCTTGACGCCATTACATTGCTCCAGTGGCTTAGCTTAGTCGCTATTATAGCTGCATTAGCGTGTAGTTTGTCGATTCAGTCTTGGAAGAAAGTTAGAGTTTGGAATCTTCATCTATGGAAATGGGAAGTGTTCTTGTTGGTTCTTATATGTGGGAGGTTGGTTTCGGGTTGGGGAATCCGAATCgttgtcttcttcatcgagAGAAACTTCCTTTTGCGGAAGCGGGTTCTTTACTTCGTTTACGGTGTGCGTAGAGCTGTTCAGAACTGTCTATGGCTAGGCCTAGTCCTTCTCGCTTGGCACTTCTTGTTCGACAAGAAAGTACAGAGGGAGACAAGGAGCAGGTTTCTTCCTTACGTAACCAAGATCTTGGTGTGTTTCTTGCTAAGTACTATCTTGTGGTTGATCAAGACACTAGTGGTTAAAGTTCTGGCCTCTTCGTTCCACGTCAGTACTTACTTTGATCGGATTCAAGAAGCGCTCTTTAACCAGTACGTGATCGAGACGTTATCGGGTCCTCCCATGATTGAAATGAGCAGgattgaggaagaggaagagcgGGCGCAAGACGAGATATTCAAGATGCAGAACGCAGGTGCTAATTTACCACCAGATCTTTGCGCGGCTGCGTTTCCACCGGGAAAAAGCGGGAGAGTAATGAATCCGAAACTCTCCCCGATAATCCCGAAATCAACAACTGATAATGGAATTAGCATGGAACATCTTCACAGGATGAATCATAAGAACATCTCTGCTTGGAACATGAAGAGACTAATGAAGATTGTGAGAAATGTTTCTCTGACCACACTGGACGAACAGATGCTAGAAAGCACATACGAAGATGAATCCACCCGCCAGATACGAAGCGAAAAAGAGGCTAAAGCAGCTGCAAGGAAGATTTTCAAGAACGTTGAGCAACGTGGCGCAAA GTACATTTACCTAGAGGATTTGATGAGATTTTTGCGGGAAGACGAGGCGATGAAGACCATGGGCCTCTTCGAAGGTGCACCGGAGAATAAAAGGATCAGCAAATCAGCCTTAAAGAACTGGCTG AGAGCGACGAGCTCTTGCCCTGACACTCAACGACACCAAGACAGCAGTGAACAAGCTCCATCACATGATTAA
- a CDS encoding F-box/RNI-like superfamily protein (F-box/RNI-like superfamily protein; CONTAINS InterPro DOMAIN/s: F-box domain, cyclin-like (InterPro:IPR001810), F-box domain, Skp2-like (InterPro:IPR022364); BEST Arabidopsis thaliana protein match is: RNI-like superfamily protein (TAIR:AT1G55590.1); Has 4669 Blast hits to 2409 proteins in 221 species: Archae - 0; Bacteria - 377; Metazoa - 1922; Fungi - 539; Plants - 1335; Viruses - 3; Other Eukaryotes - 493 (source: NCBI BLink).), which translates to MATTTVVCGGGGDVEGCDGERSLDLLPAALLETIMTKLDVASLCSLASTCKTLKSCVTRVLTFTPNFHIFNVSLSMETVRPLLFPNQQLSSLKLDCGRLGNSAIDILVRPSLREISLHNCRDFSGDLISEIGRKCKDLRLLCLGSVAEKVGRSISRCALEDLLNGCSHLEVLALMFDLSLYLRPGDGRIFGLVSDRLTHLELGHITSRMMTQLLTSTEISGQDSNRVTTSTVLQNVQRLRLSVDCITDAVVKAISKSLPSLIDLDIRDAPLEDPRQVSDLTDFGLHEINQNGKLKHLSLIRSQEFHPTYFRRVSDQGMLFLADKCLGMETICLGGFCRVTDAGFKTILHSCASLSKFSIYHGPKLTDLVFHDILATTLSLSHVSLRRCHLLTDHAIQKLASSLKLENLDLRGCRNLRDETLTAVSHLPKLKVLLLDGADISDTGLSYLKEGVLDSLVSLSVRGCRNLTDKFMSTLFDGSSKLALRELDLSNLPNLTDAAIFALAKSGAPITKLQLRECRLIGDASVMALASTRVYEDECPGSSLCLLDLYDCGGITQLSFKWLKKPFFPRLKWLGITGSVNRDIVDALARRRPHLQVSCRGEELGNDGEDDWDSADIHQHIEAQEDELEQWILGDEGDVEMEDAEDESEEDASEED; encoded by the exons ATGGCTACCACCACCGTCGTatgcggcggaggaggagatgtTGAGGGTTGCGATGGCGAGAGAAGCCTGGATCTGTTACCGGCGGCTCTCTTGGAGACTATTATGACGAAACTCGATGTTGCGTCTCTCTGCTCGTTGGCTTCTACTTGCAAAACACTTAAGAGCTGTGTCACTCGTGTTCTCACCTTCACTCCCAACTTCCACATCTTC AATGTTTCATTGTCAATGGAAACTGTTAGACCATTGTTGTTTCCGAATCAACAACTTTCTAGTCTCAAGCTTGATTGTGGAAGGCTTGGTAATTCAGCTATTGATATATTGGTACGTCCTTCTTTGAGGGAGATTTCTCTTCACAATTGTCGGGATTTCAGCGGAGATCTCATCTCCGAAATTGGTAGGAAATGCAAGGATTTGAG GCTCCTATGTTTGGGTTCAGTAGCAGAGAAAGTTGGTCGAAGTATTAGCCGTTGTGCTTTGGAGGATTTACTTAATGGTTGCTCCCATTTAGAG GTCTTAGCACTCATGTTTGACCTCTCATTGTATCTGCGTCCTGGTGATGGTCGCATTTTTGGATTGGTATCTGATAGATTGACTCATCTGGAGCTAGGACACATCACGTCAAGGATGATGACTCAGCTACTCACATCAACTGAAATCTCGGGGCAAGACAGCAACCGAGTTACTACATCTACTGTGCTACAAAATGTCCAGCGGTTGCGCCTCTCAGTGGATTGTATTACTGATGCTGTGGTTAAGGCGATATCGAAATCTCTTCCATCTTTGATAGATTTGGACATAAGAGACGCGCCTCTTGAGGATCCAAGACAAGTATCAGACCTCACGGATTTTGGGCTTCATGAGATCAATCAGAATGGTAAGCTGAAGCACCTGTCTCTAATCCGTAGCCAGGAGTTTCACCCTACTTACTTCCGGCGAGTTAGTGATCAAGGAATGCTTTTTCTTGCTGACAAATGCTTGGGAATGGAAACCATTTGTCTTGGTGGCTTTTGTCGGGTAACAGATGCTGGTTTCAAGACTATTCTTCACTCTTGCGCTAGCCTCTCCAAGTTTAGTATATATCATGGACCTAAATTGACGGATCTTGTCTTCCATGACATCTTAGCAACTACTCTTTCGCTTAGTCATGTTAGCTTAAGAAGGTGCCATCTTCTTACTGACCACGCAATTCAAAAGCTGGCATCAAGTCTCAAGCTGGAGAATCTTGACCTCAGAGGGTGCAGAAACCTGAGGGATGAAACCTTGACAGCTGTATCTCATCTGCCAAAACTGAAGGTTTTACTTCTTGATGGCGCTGATATTAGCGACACAGGGCTTTCGTACCTAAAAGAGGGAGTTTTGGACTCCCTAGTTTCTTTATCTGTCAGAGGGTGCAGAAATTTAACCGATAAGTTCATGTCTACCTTATTTGACGGATCCTCAAAACTGGCGTTGCGGGAACTCGACTTGTCTAATCTTCCTAATCTAACGGATGCTGCCATTTTTGCTCTAGCAAAATCTGGAGCCCCAATCACAAAACTGCAACTAAGAGAATGTAGACTCATAGGTGATGCCTCAGTCATGGCTCTTGCATCCACCCGGGTTTACGAAGACGAATGTCCTGGAAGTAGCCTGTGCTTGTTGGATCTTTACGACTGTGGTGGCATCACGCAACTCTCATTCAAATGGCTAAAGAAACCGTTTTTCCCGAGGCTTAAATGGTTAGGGATCACAGGAAGTGTAAACAGAGATATCGTAGATGCTTTGGCAAGGAGACGACCACATTTGCAGGTCTCTTGCCGTGGAGAAGAGCTTGGAAATGATGGGGAAGACGACTGGGACTCTGCAGACATACACCAACACATAGAAGCACAAGAAGATGAGCTTGAACAGTGGATTCTTGGAGACGAAGGTGATGTTGAAATGGAGGATGCAGAAGACGAGAGTGAAGAAGACGCAAGTGAAGAAGACTGA
- a CDS encoding F-box/RNI-like superfamily protein: MLRLSARWLLLAKHLRAVSLVFSPSLPTSTSSLFGFQNVSLSMETVRPLLFPNQQLSSLKLDCGRLGNSAIDILVRPSLREISLHNCRDFSGDLISEIGRKCKDLRLLCLGSVAEKVGRSISRCALEDLLNGCSHLEVLALMFDLSLYLRPGDGRIFGLVSDRLTHLELGHITSRMMTQLLTSTEISGQDSNRVTTSTVLQNVQRLRLSVDCITDAVVKAISKSLPSLIDLDIRDAPLEDPRQVSDLTDFGLHEINQNGKLKHLSLIRSQEFHPTYFRRVSDQGMLFLADKCLGMETICLGGFCRVTDAGFKTILHSCASLSKFSIYHGPKLTDLVFHDILATTLSLSHVSLRRCHLLTDHAIQKLASSLKLENLDLRGCRNLRDETLTAVSHLPKLKVLLLDGADISDTGLSYLKEGVLDSLVSLSVRGCRNLTDKFMSTLFDGSSKLALRELDLSNLPNLTDAAIFALAKSGAPITKLQLRECRLIGDASVMALASTRVYEDECPGSSLCLLDLYDCGGITQLSFKWLKKPFFPRLKWLGITGSVNRDIVDALARRRPHLQVSCRGEELGNDGEDDWDSADIHQHIEAQEDELEQWILGDEGDVEMEDAEDESEEDASEED; this comes from the exons ATGTTGCGTCTCTCTGCTCGTTGGCTTCTACTTGCAAAACACTTAAGAGCTGTGTCACTCGTGTTCTCACCTTCACTCCCAACTTCCACATCTTC tctttttgGATTTCAGAATGTTTCATTGTCAATGGAAACTGTTAGACCATTGTTGTTTCCGAATCAACAACTTTCTAGTCTCAAGCTTGATTGTGGAAGGCTTGGTAATTCAGCTATTGATATATTGGTACGTCCTTCTTTGAGGGAGATTTCTCTTCACAATTGTCGGGATTTCAGCGGAGATCTCATCTCCGAAATTGGTAGGAAATGCAAGGATTTGAG GCTCCTATGTTTGGGTTCAGTAGCAGAGAAAGTTGGTCGAAGTATTAGCCGTTGTGCTTTGGAGGATTTACTTAATGGTTGCTCCCATTTAGAG GTCTTAGCACTCATGTTTGACCTCTCATTGTATCTGCGTCCTGGTGATGGTCGCATTTTTGGATTGGTATCTGATAGATTGACTCATCTGGAGCTAGGACACATCACGTCAAGGATGATGACTCAGCTACTCACATCAACTGAAATCTCGGGGCAAGACAGCAACCGAGTTACTACATCTACTGTGCTACAAAATGTCCAGCGGTTGCGCCTCTCAGTGGATTGTATTACTGATGCTGTGGTTAAGGCGATATCGAAATCTCTTCCATCTTTGATAGATTTGGACATAAGAGACGCGCCTCTTGAGGATCCAAGACAAGTATCAGACCTCACGGATTTTGGGCTTCATGAGATCAATCAGAATGGTAAGCTGAAGCACCTGTCTCTAATCCGTAGCCAGGAGTTTCACCCTACTTACTTCCGGCGAGTTAGTGATCAAGGAATGCTTTTTCTTGCTGACAAATGCTTGGGAATGGAAACCATTTGTCTTGGTGGCTTTTGTCGGGTAACAGATGCTGGTTTCAAGACTATTCTTCACTCTTGCGCTAGCCTCTCCAAGTTTAGTATATATCATGGACCTAAATTGACGGATCTTGTCTTCCATGACATCTTAGCAACTACTCTTTCGCTTAGTCATGTTAGCTTAAGAAGGTGCCATCTTCTTACTGACCACGCAATTCAAAAGCTGGCATCAAGTCTCAAGCTGGAGAATCTTGACCTCAGAGGGTGCAGAAACCTGAGGGATGAAACCTTGACAGCTGTATCTCATCTGCCAAAACTGAAGGTTTTACTTCTTGATGGCGCTGATATTAGCGACACAGGGCTTTCGTACCTAAAAGAGGGAGTTTTGGACTCCCTAGTTTCTTTATCTGTCAGAGGGTGCAGAAATTTAACCGATAAGTTCATGTCTACCTTATTTGACGGATCCTCAAAACTGGCGTTGCGGGAACTCGACTTGTCTAATCTTCCTAATCTAACGGATGCTGCCATTTTTGCTCTAGCAAAATCTGGAGCCCCAATCACAAAACTGCAACTAAGAGAATGTAGACTCATAGGTGATGCCTCAGTCATGGCTCTTGCATCCACCCGGGTTTACGAAGACGAATGTCCTGGAAGTAGCCTGTGCTTGTTGGATCTTTACGACTGTGGTGGCATCACGCAACTCTCATTCAAATGGCTAAAGAAACCGTTTTTCCCGAGGCTTAAATGGTTAGGGATCACAGGAAGTGTAAACAGAGATATCGTAGATGCTTTGGCAAGGAGACGACCACATTTGCAGGTCTCTTGCCGTGGAGAAGAGCTTGGAAATGATGGGGAAGACGACTGGGACTCTGCAGACATACACCAACACATAGAAGCACAAGAAGATGAGCTTGAACAGTGGATTCTTGGAGACGAAGGTGATGTTGAAATGGAGGATGCAGAAGACGAGAGTGAAGAAGACGCAAGTGAAGAAGACTGA
- a CDS encoding F-box/RNI-like superfamily protein, which produces MFDLSLYLRPGDGRIFGLVSDRLTHLELGHITSRMMTQLLTSTEISGQDSNRVTTSTVLQNVQRLRLSVDCITDAVVKAISKSLPSLIDLDIRDAPLEDPRQVSDLTDFGLHEINQNGKLKHLSLIRSQEFHPTYFRRVSDQGMLFLADKCLGMETICLGGFCRVTDAGFKTILHSCASLSKFSIYHGPKLTDLVFHDILATTLSLSHVSLRRCHLLTDHAIQKLASSLKLENLDLRGCRNLRDETLTAVSHLPKLKVLLLDGADISDTGLSYLKEGVLDSLVSLSVRGCRNLTDKFMSTLFDGSSKLALRELDLSNLPNLTDAAIFALAKSGAPITKLQLRECRLIGDASVMALASTRVYEDECPGSSLCLLDLYDCGGITQLSFKWLKKPFFPRLKWLGITGSVNRDIVDALARRRPHLQVSCRGEELGNDGEDDWDSADIHQHIEAQEDELEQWILGDEGDVEMEDAEDESEEDASEED; this is translated from the coding sequence ATGTTTGACCTCTCATTGTATCTGCGTCCTGGTGATGGTCGCATTTTTGGATTGGTATCTGATAGATTGACTCATCTGGAGCTAGGACACATCACGTCAAGGATGATGACTCAGCTACTCACATCAACTGAAATCTCGGGGCAAGACAGCAACCGAGTTACTACATCTACTGTGCTACAAAATGTCCAGCGGTTGCGCCTCTCAGTGGATTGTATTACTGATGCTGTGGTTAAGGCGATATCGAAATCTCTTCCATCTTTGATAGATTTGGACATAAGAGACGCGCCTCTTGAGGATCCAAGACAAGTATCAGACCTCACGGATTTTGGGCTTCATGAGATCAATCAGAATGGTAAGCTGAAGCACCTGTCTCTAATCCGTAGCCAGGAGTTTCACCCTACTTACTTCCGGCGAGTTAGTGATCAAGGAATGCTTTTTCTTGCTGACAAATGCTTGGGAATGGAAACCATTTGTCTTGGTGGCTTTTGTCGGGTAACAGATGCTGGTTTCAAGACTATTCTTCACTCTTGCGCTAGCCTCTCCAAGTTTAGTATATATCATGGACCTAAATTGACGGATCTTGTCTTCCATGACATCTTAGCAACTACTCTTTCGCTTAGTCATGTTAGCTTAAGAAGGTGCCATCTTCTTACTGACCACGCAATTCAAAAGCTGGCATCAAGTCTCAAGCTGGAGAATCTTGACCTCAGAGGGTGCAGAAACCTGAGGGATGAAACCTTGACAGCTGTATCTCATCTGCCAAAACTGAAGGTTTTACTTCTTGATGGCGCTGATATTAGCGACACAGGGCTTTCGTACCTAAAAGAGGGAGTTTTGGACTCCCTAGTTTCTTTATCTGTCAGAGGGTGCAGAAATTTAACCGATAAGTTCATGTCTACCTTATTTGACGGATCCTCAAAACTGGCGTTGCGGGAACTCGACTTGTCTAATCTTCCTAATCTAACGGATGCTGCCATTTTTGCTCTAGCAAAATCTGGAGCCCCAATCACAAAACTGCAACTAAGAGAATGTAGACTCATAGGTGATGCCTCAGTCATGGCTCTTGCATCCACCCGGGTTTACGAAGACGAATGTCCTGGAAGTAGCCTGTGCTTGTTGGATCTTTACGACTGTGGTGGCATCACGCAACTCTCATTCAAATGGCTAAAGAAACCGTTTTTCCCGAGGCTTAAATGGTTAGGGATCACAGGAAGTGTAAACAGAGATATCGTAGATGCTTTGGCAAGGAGACGACCACATTTGCAGGTCTCTTGCCGTGGAGAAGAGCTTGGAAATGATGGGGAAGACGACTGGGACTCTGCAGACATACACCAACACATAGAAGCACAAGAAGATGAGCTTGAACAGTGGATTCTTGGAGACGAAGGTGATGTTGAAATGGAGGATGCAGAAGACGAGAGTGAAGAAGACGCAAGTGAAGAAGACTGA